Part of the Desulfosalsimonas propionicica genome is shown below.
CTATGACAAATACGGTGCCGAGCGCGAAGCCTTCCCGGTGACCCGGTCGGAAAAAGTGGCCATTGTGGGCGCCGGGCCCGCGGGCCTGACCTGTGCCTATTTCCTGGCCAAGCTCGGCTACGAGACAAAGGTGTTTGAAGCCCAGCCCGTTGGCGGCGGAATGTTAAACATCGCACTGCCCGAGTTCCGCCTGCCCAGGGATGTCATTGACATGGAAATCAAGTGGATCGAAAACGCCGGGGTGAAAATCGAGTACAATTCGCCCATTGACGCCAACCACACCTTAACGGATCTGAAAAAGGAAGGCTTTGATGCGGTGTTTTTGTCTGCCGGTGCCCAGGCCAGCAAGCGCATCGGACTTCCGGGGGAGGAAGAAGGGCTGGAGGGACTATACTACGGCTTAAACTTTTTGCGCGACGTGCGCCTGGGCCATGATATGAAACTTTCGGGTAAAACCGTTGTGATCGGCGGGGGCAATGTGGCCATGGATGTGGCCCGCACCGCGCTTCGCGCCGGTTCCGACGACGTTCAGGTCTTCTGTCTGGAAACCCGGGAAGAGATGCCGGCCTGGGACAAGGACGTGGAGGAAACCCAGGATGAAGGCGCCATTTTAAATCCGCAGTGGTCACCGGAAGAAATTTACCAGCAAAACGGCAAAGTCAAGGGCATCAGTTTTTCCCACTGCCTTGCGGTATTTGACCAGGAGGGCAATTTCCGGCCGGAATGCGACATGTCCGATACCGAGTACATCGAGGCCGACAATATCATTATCTCCATCGGCCAGGCACCGGACACGTCGTTTCTGCCCGAAGACAGCCAGCTGGAGCGAGCGTTGTGGGGTTCTCTGGCCGTGGATGAAAACACCCTGGCCACCAACGTGCCCGGCGTGTTTGCCGGCGGCGATTTCACCACCGGCCCCACTTTCGTGATCCGGGCCATTGCATCGGGCCGGCGGGCGGCTTTGGCCATTCACAAATACCTTTCAGGCGACCAGACCCCGATTTTCATGCCGGATGAAAAAACCCCCCTGGCCCAGGAAACCGGTCTGGCCCTGGAATCGGAAAGCACAGAAGATCAGCCGCGGGTTCAAATCGAAACCGAAAAACCCGAGGACCGCGTCTGCGACTTCAGGGAAGTTGAAAGGGGATTTACCGCCGAGCAGGCCCATTTTGAAGCCAGGCGGTGCCTCAGGTGCGATCTTGAAAAAGAGAGGAGCTAACCACCATGATTCGATCCATTACCCAGCAGAAACCAATGGAGGAAATCGAGCACCTGCTCGAAGGCATGGACAGAATATTTGTCATCGGATGCGGCACCTGCACCACCCTGACCCGGACAGGGGGTGTGGAACAGGTGGCGGCCATGGCCGAAGACCTGTCTGCCAGGGGCAAGGTGATCACCGGCACCACAGTGGTCCCCGTGGCCTGCGACAACCTCACATCCGATATCCTCTCAGAGTTTGGTGCGCGCATGAACCAGGCAGACGCTTTGCTGGTGATGTCCTGCGCCTATGGCGTGCAAACCCTGGCCAGTCAACTCGGCCAGATGGTGGTGCCGGCCCAGAACACCCTGTTTATCGGAAAGGAAAACGCCGCCGGCCAGTTCAACGAGATCTGCACCCAGTGCGGCACCTGCGTGATCGGCGAAACCGGTGGCATCTGCCCGGTGACCACCTGCCACAAGGGGCTTGTCAACGGCCCCTGCGGCGGCACCAACAACGGCAAATGCGAAATCGATTCCAACAAGGACTGCGCCTGGACCATGATCTACAACCGCCTAAAGGAGCTTGACCGGCTCGATTCCATGCGCACCTACAAAAAGCCGCGCAATCACCTGGGTGAACCCAGTCCCGGCAAATTCCTGATCCCGGAAAATTAACCGCAAAAAAAACACAAAGCGTTTAAACTTCATATTTCTTAACACTTAAAACTTAACACTATGAATAAGGACACTTCCCATGCCATCCGCATTTAAAAAAGCCCTTGATTCCGGAAAATTCGTGGTCACCTCCGAGGTCGCCCCCTCCAAGGGGACCAACCTGGAAAAAATGGCACACCACGTGGAATTGTTAAAAGACAAGGTGGATGCCATGAACGTCACCGATCACCAGAGCTCTGTGATGCGGTTTCCCTCCCTGGGCGGAGCGCTGCTGGTCAAAGAAAAGGGCGGCGAGCCGATCCTGCAGATGACCTGCCGGGACCGAAACCGCCTGGCCCTGCAGGCCGATCTCATGTTTGCCGCCAGCCGGGGGATCAACAATGTGTTGTGCTTGACCGGCGATTCGGTGATGCTCGGCGATCACAAGCAGGCCAAGGCCGTGTTTGATCTGGATTCCAGCCAGCTGGTGGCCGCGGTGCGCACCATGGAGCGGGGAAAAGACATGGCCGGAAACGATCTGGACGGAGGTGTCCGGTTCTGCGCCGGAGCCATTGTCACCCCCGAGGCCAACCCCATTGAGCCCCAGCTGATCAAGTTTGAGAAAAAAATCGAAGCCGGCGCCGAATTCATCCAAACCCAGGCGGTCTATGACATCGACAACTTCAAAAAATTCATGGATTACGCCCGGCAGTTTGACGTCAAGATCCTGGCCGGTGTGATCCTGCTGACCTCTGCGGGCATGGCCCGCTTTATGAACAAAAACGTGGCCGGCGTCATGGTACCCCAGAATCTCATCGATGAAATGGCGGCCGCCCCCAAGGGCGGTGCCCTGAAAAAGGGCATCGAGATCACCGGCCGCATGATCGCTCAGATCAAAGACGAAAAGATCTGCGACGGGGTCCACATCATGGCCATTGGCAAAGAGGAAGTGGTCCCGGACATCATGTCCGCAGCCGGGCTGCTGTAGGGATTATCCTGACCACAGAATGGAGCTGTCCACGGACCGCACCGAGGCTGTGCCGGTGAGCACCATGCTCTGAACCAGCTCCTGGCGGATTTGGGCCAGGTAGGCGCAAGCCCCGTCTTTGCCCCCGCCGAGCACGGCAACTGAAAACGGCCGGCCGATCATCACCGCATCCGCGCCCAGGGCCAGCATGCGAAGCACATCTGCCCCGGATCGCACCCCGCCGTCAGCCAAAACCGCGATCTGCCCCTGAACGGCTGCAGCCACATCGCGCAGTACCCGTGCGGTTCCGGGCACCCCGTCTAACACCCTTCCGCCATGATTGGACACCACGATCCCTGCAGCACCTGCATCCACACAGATTTTTGCCTCATCTGCGGTCATCACCCCCTTGACCACGAATCTGGCCGGTATTTGTTCAATGATTTCAGCAAGTCTTGCTGCCGGCTTGGGCGACACCGGCCGGCCCATCTTGCGCAGGGTCACCAGACCGGCTGCATCCACATCCATGCCGATTACCGTAGCACCGGCTTCCAGCGCCTTTTCCGCCTTGGAAAACAGCTCCTGGTCCTCCCACGGCTTGATAAACGGAATGCCCCGGCCATCGAGTTCTTTGACGGCGGCAAACCCGCTTTCATGGATGAAATCCGGCACGCCGTCGCCGGTGCATCCCAGGCAGCCCTCATCTGCGCATGCCGAAAGCTTGGCCAGGATATAGTCCTGCTCCTCCATGCCCCCGCCCATGTTAAACGACACCCCGCCAATAGGGGCGGCCAGCACCGGCATGGACAGGTCAAAGCCCAGCAGGGAAAGATCCGTGTCCGGCTCTGCGGCATCATGGAGACAGCGCATGTTAAACCGGATTTCAGAAAGCGCCCGCACATTGTCCTGAAAACCTGAACCGGTTCCGAGACCGCCCATTCCCGGCACCTGTCCGGCACAGGCCCGGCCGTCGCACACCGGGCAGACCCGGCAATATCCCTTCATCAGGGTGCGTGCTTTTTCGCGTATTTCCTCCATTGATTTGTTCCTT
Proteins encoded:
- a CDS encoding methylenetetrahydrofolate reductase C-terminal domain-containing protein; amino-acid sequence: MIRSITQQKPMEEIEHLLEGMDRIFVIGCGTCTTLTRTGGVEQVAAMAEDLSARGKVITGTTVVPVACDNLTSDILSEFGARMNQADALLVMSCAYGVQTLASQLGQMVVPAQNTLFIGKENAAGQFNEICTQCGTCVIGETGGICPVTTCHKGLVNGPCGGTNNGKCEIDSNKDCAWTMIYNRLKELDRLDSMRTYKKPRNHLGEPSPGKFLIPEN
- a CDS encoding methylenetetrahydrofolate reductase, with amino-acid sequence MPSAFKKALDSGKFVVTSEVAPSKGTNLEKMAHHVELLKDKVDAMNVTDHQSSVMRFPSLGGALLVKEKGGEPILQMTCRDRNRLALQADLMFAASRGINNVLCLTGDSVMLGDHKQAKAVFDLDSSQLVAAVRTMERGKDMAGNDLDGGVRFCAGAIVTPEANPIEPQLIKFEKKIEAGAEFIQTQAVYDIDNFKKFMDYARQFDVKILAGVILLTSAGMARFMNKNVAGVMVPQNLIDEMAAAPKGGALKKGIEITGRMIAQIKDEKICDGVHIMAIGKEEVVPDIMSAAGLL
- a CDS encoding alpha-hydroxy-acid oxidizing protein, whose translation is MEEIREKARTLMKGYCRVCPVCDGRACAGQVPGMGGLGTGSGFQDNVRALSEIRFNMRCLHDAAEPDTDLSLLGFDLSMPVLAAPIGGVSFNMGGGMEEQDYILAKLSACADEGCLGCTGDGVPDFIHESGFAAVKELDGRGIPFIKPWEDQELFSKAEKALEAGATVIGMDVDAAGLVTLRKMGRPVSPKPAARLAEIIEQIPARFVVKGVMTADEAKICVDAGAAGIVVSNHGGRVLDGVPGTARVLRDVAAAVQGQIAVLADGGVRSGADVLRMLALGADAVMIGRPFSVAVLGGGKDGACAYLAQIRQELVQSMVLTGTASVRSVDSSILWSG